The following are encoded together in the Sphingomonas insulae genome:
- a CDS encoding BlaI/MecI/CopY family transcriptional regulator: MAERISDAEHAVMEVLWDEAPLTAQDVAERVDPARGWSANTVKTLLGRLLAKAAITHQEDGRRYLYRPLVARDDYVSGESKRLIDRLFGGKLTPLVAHLAERDELTAQDIAEIEALLKDLKQ, encoded by the coding sequence ATGGCCGAACGTATCAGTGATGCCGAACATGCCGTGATGGAGGTATTGTGGGACGAGGCGCCGCTAACCGCACAGGACGTGGCGGAGCGGGTCGACCCAGCCCGGGGGTGGAGCGCCAACACGGTCAAGACATTGCTTGGTCGGTTGCTCGCCAAGGCCGCCATCACCCATCAGGAGGACGGCCGCCGCTATCTCTATCGACCCCTGGTTGCGCGGGATGATTACGTATCGGGCGAATCGAAACGGCTGATCGATCGCCTGTTCGGCGGCAAGCTGACCCCGCTGGTAGCGCATCTTGCCGAACGGGATGAACTCACTGCGCAGGATATCGCCGAGATCGAGGCGTTGCTGAAGGATCTGAAGCAATGA
- the nadC gene encoding carboxylating nicotinate-nucleotide diphosphorylase: MKRFLLPHFDVDGFVSTTLAEDLGDGGDITSAAVIPAEARFTGVMDTREDIVVAGLGLAAAFFRKLDPDVVIEPLAEDGEQVAAGTALLRLRGRARAMLTAERSALNTVQHLSGIATLTRTYVDAIAGTGAILLDTRKTIPGLRALEKYATATGGAHNHRMGLWDAAMIKDNHVAVAGGIAAAVSRAVAAGIERIIVEVDRLDQIEPALGAGATHLLLDNMAPTTLREGVGMVAGRVPTEASGGVRLETIRAIAESGVSYVSVGRLTQSAPAADIGLDFTIE, from the coding sequence ATGAAGCGCTTTTTGCTACCGCATTTTGATGTCGATGGGTTCGTCTCGACGACACTCGCCGAGGATTTGGGCGATGGAGGGGACATCACATCTGCGGCTGTCATACCTGCCGAGGCGCGCTTCACCGGCGTGATGGACACCCGCGAGGACATCGTCGTCGCCGGTCTGGGATTGGCAGCGGCGTTCTTTCGCAAGCTCGATCCGGACGTCGTCATTGAGCCGCTGGCGGAAGACGGTGAGCAAGTGGCGGCTGGGACGGCGCTGCTCCGATTGCGAGGCCGGGCGCGTGCGATGCTGACAGCGGAGCGGTCTGCGCTCAACACGGTCCAGCACCTTTCCGGCATAGCGACCCTGACGCGAACCTATGTCGATGCGATCGCCGGGACAGGAGCGATCCTGCTGGATACGCGCAAGACCATCCCCGGTCTTCGTGCGTTGGAAAAATATGCGACGGCGACGGGCGGGGCGCACAACCACCGTATGGGCCTTTGGGACGCGGCGATGATCAAGGACAATCATGTCGCGGTGGCCGGTGGCATCGCGGCGGCGGTGTCGCGTGCGGTTGCGGCGGGCATCGAGCGGATTATCGTCGAGGTCGATCGGTTGGACCAGATCGAACCTGCGCTGGGTGCCGGCGCCACGCACCTGCTTCTCGACAACATGGCCCCCACGACGCTGCGCGAGGGGGTTGGCATGGTTGCCGGTCGCGTGCCGACCGAGGCGTCGGGCGGCGTTCGCCTAGAGACGATTCGTGCCATCGCCGAAAGTGGCGTTAGCTATGTGTCGGTGGGCAGGCTGACCCAATCGGCACCGGCGGCCG
- a CDS encoding MBL fold metallo-hydrolase, translated as MAEHPTGIPIQLEPLVTRVLANNPSPYTSSGTQTHIVGDRDLAIIDPGPDDDAHTEALLRAVGGRPVRAIVITHHHRDHSPGSRPLAAATGAPIVGAVAEHVASDSLRLDAAFDADYAPDEVLRDGDSVSGDGWTLAAVATPGHTSNHLAFALPETKALFSGDHVMGWATSVISPPDGDMEHYMKSLEKLLGRDDRVYYPGHGEAVDNPQRLVRGMLGHRKQREGQILRLLRERPMALGLLTTRMYAGIDPRLIPAAERSVLAHLYDLRGRALVHEERDVWQMTGQAA; from the coding sequence ATGGCTGAGCACCCGACCGGCATTCCCATCCAGCTCGAGCCGCTCGTCACACGGGTGCTCGCCAACAATCCTTCGCCCTACACGAGCAGCGGTACCCAGACGCACATCGTGGGCGATCGCGATCTTGCCATCATCGATCCGGGTCCGGATGATGACGCGCACACCGAAGCACTGCTTCGGGCAGTTGGTGGTCGACCGGTGCGGGCGATCGTGATCACCCATCACCATCGCGATCACAGTCCCGGCAGCAGGCCGCTCGCGGCCGCGACCGGCGCGCCGATCGTTGGCGCCGTCGCTGAGCATGTCGCCAGCGACAGCCTGCGCTTGGATGCGGCATTCGATGCGGACTACGCGCCCGACGAGGTATTGCGGGATGGCGACAGCGTCTCCGGCGATGGCTGGACGCTGGCAGCCGTCGCGACGCCGGGTCACACGTCCAATCATCTCGCCTTTGCATTGCCCGAGACGAAAGCGTTGTTCTCGGGCGACCATGTGATGGGATGGGCGACGAGCGTCATCTCGCCGCCCGATGGCGACATGGAGCACTATATGAAGAGCCTGGAAAAGCTGCTCGGCCGCGACGATCGCGTCTATTACCCTGGTCACGGCGAGGCGGTGGACAATCCGCAGCGGCTGGTGCGCGGCATGCTGGGCCATCGCAAGCAGCGCGAAGGACAGATACTGCGCCTGCTACGTGAAAGGCCGATGGCGCTCGGGCTGCTGACGACGCGCATGTATGCGGGGATCGATCCGCGCCTCATACCGGCGGCGGAACGCTCGGTGCTCGCCCACCTGTACGATCTACGTGGAAGGGCGCTCGTCCATGAGGAGCGCGACGTTTGGCAGATGACGGGGCAAGCCGCGTGA
- the nadA gene encoding quinolinate synthase NadA yields MELTNSFAGLDLRAEIERLRKERNAVILAHYYQKPELQDLADFVGDSLDLSRKAQATDADVIAFCGVRFMAETAKILSPDKIVVLPDMDAGCSLEDSCPPEQFAAFRAAHPDHIALTYINCSTEVKALSDVIVTSSSVETILAQLPRDQKIIFGPDRNLGGYLQRKTGRELLLWPGVCIVHEAFSETELLKLKEQHPGAPVAAHPECPAVILDHADYVGSTRGILEFANAMSGETLIVATEPHIIHQMEKAMPTKRFIGAPGADGNCNCNICPYMALNTMEKLYIALRDLTPRIEIDEALRIKAKKSLDSMLAMASATVGQGDLGPVRAVAVTGD; encoded by the coding sequence ATGGAACTGACGAACAGCTTTGCCGGGCTAGACCTGCGCGCCGAAATCGAGCGCCTCCGCAAGGAGCGTAATGCGGTAATCCTGGCGCATTATTACCAGAAGCCGGAATTGCAGGACCTCGCCGACTTCGTCGGTGACAGCCTCGATCTCAGCCGCAAAGCGCAGGCTACCGATGCCGATGTCATCGCCTTTTGCGGTGTGCGCTTCATGGCGGAAACGGCAAAAATCCTCAGCCCGGACAAGATCGTGGTGCTGCCCGATATGGATGCCGGCTGCTCACTGGAGGACAGCTGCCCGCCGGAGCAGTTTGCCGCCTTCCGCGCCGCCCATCCCGATCATATCGCGCTGACCTACATCAACTGCTCGACGGAGGTGAAGGCACTGTCCGACGTGATCGTCACATCGTCATCGGTCGAAACGATCCTCGCGCAGCTGCCGCGCGACCAAAAAATCATCTTTGGCCCTGACCGCAATCTTGGCGGATATCTGCAGCGCAAGACAGGACGCGAGCTCTTGCTGTGGCCCGGCGTGTGCATCGTACACGAGGCGTTCAGCGAAACCGAACTGCTGAAGCTCAAGGAGCAACATCCCGGTGCACCGGTGGCGGCTCACCCCGAATGTCCGGCGGTGATTCTGGATCATGCGGATTATGTCGGCTCGACGCGCGGCATCTTGGAATTCGCCAATGCGATGTCGGGTGAAACGCTGATCGTCGCGACGGAACCGCACATCATCCACCAGATGGAAAAGGCGATGCCGACAAAACGCTTCATCGGTGCGCCGGGTGCCGACGGCAACTGCAATTGCAATATCTGCCCCTATATGGCGCTCAACACCATGGAAAAGCTCTACATAGCGCTTCGCGACCTGACGCCGCGGATCGAAATCGATGAAGCATTGCGGATCAAGGCAAAGAAGAGCCTGGATTCCATGTTGGCGATGGCGTCGGCGACGGTCGGACAGGGCGATCTGGGGCCGGTCCGCGCCGTGGCGGTGACGGGGGACTGA
- a CDS encoding M56 family metallopeptidase: protein MTAWLIETLIASTVLMLTVLLARGRVRDAFGPQVAYALWALPALRLALPPLPDAWRQAAITPLSGVGETITILVVDSRADTATMGAGSLPSVAMVVAGLWAAGALGFLLWHLTSHTRFCRRLLGSAAAIEQVRGVHVIASDAATGPLAFGVLRRYVAFPLDFADRYDADERELALAHEIGHHQRGDLIANWIALAVLAVHWFNPIAWRAFRAFRADQELANDARVLAGRSTIDRHAYACAIVKAAHGGAVSAACHLHTVDDLKGRIRMLSTSKHSRRRLATGGVIVSTLVLAGLGLTASGTSAAAALSGKVGNTLGVDLQTVPQAPSVPTAPPAPGKVMVPQPPEAPQPPLADKPIKRVVVNRIGKDGNVSTYTSAPDGSFDDKGIQQMVDRSMKMVPEVTERNCSTGKDGGPKDVVVNAARGEKRMIVICANRIEAMVTAGNAAAINVEQIRRNAMQTALASVQASRADIAGNRSMNDADRKEALAEMDQALAELRTKMTSPDKD, encoded by the coding sequence ATGACCGCGTGGCTGATCGAAACGCTGATCGCCTCCACCGTATTGATGCTAACCGTGCTGCTGGCGCGGGGCAGGGTACGCGATGCGTTCGGGCCCCAGGTCGCCTATGCATTGTGGGCGTTGCCGGCTCTGCGCTTGGCGTTGCCGCCGCTGCCAGACGCTTGGCGGCAAGCGGCCATTACCCCGTTGTCGGGTGTCGGCGAGACAATCACGATTCTGGTCGTCGATAGTCGGGCCGATACGGCCACCATGGGGGCCGGATCATTGCCCTCCGTTGCCATGGTCGTCGCCGGACTTTGGGCTGCCGGTGCGCTCGGCTTTCTCTTGTGGCATCTGACCAGCCACACCCGCTTCTGCCGCCGTCTGCTGGGATCTGCCGCGGCGATCGAGCAGGTGAGGGGCGTGCATGTGATCGCCAGCGACGCAGCGACCGGGCCGCTCGCCTTCGGCGTGCTGCGACGCTACGTCGCCTTTCCGCTGGACTTCGCGGACCGCTACGACGCCGATGAGCGCGAACTGGCGCTGGCGCATGAGATCGGACACCATCAGCGCGGCGATCTGATCGCCAATTGGATCGCGCTCGCGGTGTTGGCGGTCCATTGGTTCAATCCGATCGCGTGGCGCGCTTTCCGGGCGTTCCGGGCTGACCAGGAACTTGCCAACGACGCCCGCGTGCTTGCCGGGCGATCAACGATCGATCGTCACGCCTATGCATGCGCCATCGTCAAGGCAGCGCACGGCGGCGCCGTGTCCGCCGCCTGCCATCTTCATACCGTCGATGATCTGAAAGGGAGAATTCGCATGTTGTCCACCTCGAAACATTCGCGACGTCGTCTTGCCACCGGCGGGGTGATCGTCTCCACGCTCGTGCTTGCCGGCCTTGGCCTGACCGCGTCCGGCACCAGTGCTGCCGCCGCGCTGAGCGGTAAGGTGGGCAACACGCTGGGGGTCGACCTTCAGACAGTGCCGCAGGCACCGAGCGTTCCGACAGCGCCGCCGGCACCGGGCAAGGTCATGGTCCCGCAGCCGCCGGAGGCTCCACAGCCACCGCTTGCCGACAAACCGATCAAGCGTGTCGTCGTTAATCGGATCGGCAAGGACGGCAATGTGAGCACTTACACATCGGCGCCCGATGGCAGTTTCGATGACAAGGGCATCCAGCAAATGGTCGATCGGTCGATGAAGATGGTGCCCGAGGTGACCGAGCGGAATTGCAGCACCGGCAAGGACGGTGGCCCAAAAGACGTCGTGGTCAACGCCGCCAGGGGCGAGAAGCGCATGATCGTGATCTGCGCCAACCGCATTGAAGCCATGGTTACGGCCGGCAACGCCGCAGCGATCAATGTCGAACAGATCCGCCGCAATGCCATGCAAACGGCATTGGCCAGCGTGCAGGCGTCGCGTGCCGACATCGCCGGCAACCGCAGCATGAACGATGCGGATCGCAAGGAAGCATTGGCCGAAATGGATCAGGCGCTGGCCGAGCTGAGGACCAAGATGACTTCGCCCGACAAGGATTAA
- a CDS encoding DUF4230 domain-containing protein, which yields MGSFLGKTAGVIILMGLAVLVGLWGVQRYVERRLSPDPTTVASASLEGLREQNRLSAFAARFVAVSTSRQSQLGLSTEKTLIMPGLVRYEVDLGKLTQRDVAWDADKRVLSVRLPAIELDGPQVDLTAIREYGTGGILSRLTDADSRLDTANRRAGQAELVRQARDATPMKLARDATRRAVESSFAMPLRAAGIDATVKVSFADDPTASTERWDASRSLEEVLGNAR from the coding sequence ATGGGGTCTTTTCTTGGCAAAACGGCAGGCGTCATAATCCTGATGGGCCTTGCCGTGCTCGTCGGCTTGTGGGGGGTGCAGCGTTACGTCGAACGGCGACTGTCGCCCGATCCGACCACCGTCGCCAGCGCGAGCCTTGAAGGATTGCGCGAACAGAACCGCCTGTCGGCCTTCGCCGCGCGGTTCGTCGCGGTGAGTACGTCGCGCCAGTCGCAACTGGGGTTGTCGACAGAGAAGACGCTCATCATGCCGGGGCTGGTCCGCTATGAGGTCGACCTCGGGAAACTGACGCAGCGCGACGTCGCATGGGATGCGGACAAGCGAGTGCTGTCGGTTCGCCTTCCGGCGATCGAACTGGACGGCCCCCAAGTCGATCTGACCGCGATCCGCGAATACGGCACCGGCGGTATCCTTTCGCGGCTGACCGACGCCGATAGCCGGCTCGATACGGCCAATCGCCGAGCCGGGCAGGCGGAGCTCGTCCGACAGGCGCGGGATGCGACGCCGATGAAGCTCGCCAGGGATGCGACGCGTCGTGCAGTCGAAAGCAGCTTCGCGATGCCCCTTCGTGCGGCCGGGATCGACGCGACGGTCAAGGTGAGTTTTGCCGACGATCCGACCGCATCCACCGAGCGCTGGGATGCCAGTCGCTCGCTTGAAGAGGTTCTGGGCAACGCACGTTGA